A genomic segment from Tachypleus tridentatus isolate NWPU-2018 unplaced genomic scaffold, ASM421037v1 Hic_cluster_2, whole genome shotgun sequence encodes:
- the LOC143242742 gene encoding uncharacterized protein LOC143242742, with product MAAAGFSSLVAHLTGADKARYEENVKELGVGDPYMLPPRVFTPVISSQDNVVQSQTVSGVDLPYITYGDIYIYLINRTSTYTNESLKGYKSLDAYKYFVVGFVQNVQITRATSDKVIITAKVCHSQRLNEPPLKLWVASCRNGEIISSHCTCKAGLGEVCSHVAIQIQV from the exons atggcTGCTGCTGGcttttcatcacttgtagcacaCCTGACAGGTGCTGATAAGGCCAGGTATGAGGAAAACGTGAAGGAACTGGGTGTAGGAGACCCGTATATGCTCCCGCCACGTGTATTTACGCCAGTAATATCCAGCCAAGACAACGTTGTTCAGAGTCAGACTGTTTCCGGAGTAGATCTGCCATATATTACATatggtgacatttatatatatttgataaacaggaCTTCCACCTATACAAATGAAAGTCTAAAAGGTTACAAAAGCCTTGATGCGTACAAGTACTTTGTGGTAGGATTTGTACAGAATGTGCAGATAACCAGGGCAACGTCGGATAAAGTCATCATTACAGCAAAA gTGTGCCACTCTCAGCGGCTAAATGAACCACCACTAAAGCTATGGGTTGCTAGTTGCAGGAATGGAGAGATAATATCTTCCCACTGCACCTGCAAGGCTGGACTAGGTGAAGTCTGCTCCCACGTTGCCATTCAGATTCAAGTCTAA